In the Sandaracinus amylolyticus genome, GGCTCGAGCCCAAGCGCGCGTGCGACGTCGTGGGTCAGGCGCTCGCAGGGCTCGACGCGGTGCACCGGCAGCACATCGTCCATCGCGATCTCAAGCCGGACAACGTGTTCCTCACGCGGCGCGCGAACAACGCCGACTGGGTGAAGATCCTCGACTTCGGCATCTCGAAGGTGCGCCGCGAGGAAGGCGACGGGCTCGATCTCACGCGCACCGGCGTGATGATGGGCACGCCGTTCTACATGAGCCCCGAGCAGGCGCGCGGGATGAAGAACCTCGATCATCGCGTGGACCTCTACGCGGTGGGCGTGATCCTCTACGAGTGCATCACGGGGCGCGTTCCCTTCGAGGGCGAGAACTACCACCAGCTCCTGCAGTCGATCCTGCGCTCCGAGCCGCCGCGCCCGAGCCTGATGCGGCCCGATCTCGATCCCGCGCTCGAGGCGGTCGTGCTGCGCGCGATCGCGAAGGATCCGAAGTCGCGCTTCGAGAGCGCGGAGGCGATGCTCGCGGCGCTGATCCCGTTCGGCGCGGAGCCGCCGACGCCGCACGGCCTCGAGAGCATGGAGGGCTCGGCGCTGCCGATCCCGACGATGATGCAGGCGACGACGCCGGTGTCGCCCGGAGGCCATGCGGATCGCATCGCCGTCATGCGCGACGCGCCGCCCGCTCCGATCGAGCCGGTGCTGCGCTCGCCGCCGTCGCGCCCCTCGCTCGAGCCTGCGCGTCCTTCGCTCGATCCCGGACGTCCGAGCCGAGGCGCGGCCGCGAGCGCGCTCTCGCAGCCGACGATCGCGACCAGCACGCCGACGATCGCCGCGACCCCGGTGCCCGCCGGCGGTGCTCGCTACTTCTTCGCTGCGTCGGACGACTGGGACGAAGCCCGTGCGCGCGCCGCGATCGAGAGCGCGCATCGACCCACGCCTCCGCGCGAGATGCCGGTCGCGGTGCGCGAGCCCTCCGCGCCGTTCCCGCGCGAGCCGGTGAGCGGTGTGGTGAGCGCGGCGGGCGTACGCGAGCCCTCGGGCGCGACGCCGATCGGGCGGGACTCGCTCTCGTATCGCGAAGCGACGGGGCCTGCGCGCGAAGGCCCGCGGCTGCTCGCGCCGATCGATCCGGAGCCGCCGGCGTCGCGCGAGTCGTCGTTCGCGTCGGCGACTCCGCTGCCGGTCGATCCGTGGTCGGTGCTCACGCCGTCGCGGAGCGGCTCGGGCAGCGCAGACGTCGAGATCAAGGGCTCGCTCGTGATCGCGACGCTCGATCATCTCGAGGCCGCGTACGGTGCCGCGGCGGTCGCGCAGATCCGCGAGCACCTCGATCGCGAGTCGCTCGCGCGGGTGTCCAGCGTGATCCTGCCGATGGCGTGGCTGCCGATGGCGCTCTTCGATCAGCTCGTGCGCGGCGCGGAGCGCGTGGTCGGCGCGAGCGACTGGGCGACGTCGACGGGCATCGGTCGCGCGATCGCGGATCGCGAGCTGCCGACGACGCATCGCTTGTTCATGCAGACCGCGAGCCCGTCGGCGGCGACCGAGCGCATCCCGCAGCTCTTCCGGCTCTATCACTCGCGCGGGGACGCGAAGGTGCTCCCCACGCCGGGCGGCGGTGTGCGCGTCGAGGTCGATCTCGCGGCGCCCGAGTCGCTGTCGTACGCGTGGGCGCTCGCGGGATTCTGGCAGCGCATGCTCGAGCTCACCGGCGCGCGCGAAGTGCGCGCCGCGGTGGTGAGCTGCCGAGGCCGTGGCGACGACCGCACCGCCGTCGCGTTGCGCTGGCGCTGAGAGCCCATTCGGGACGGGCACGTGACGCCGTTCTCACACGACGAGATCGGCGCCACGTTCCCATCCCGAACGGGCTCTCAGCTCGTCGTTTCCCCGGGGGCTCCGCCCCCTGTCGACCCCCGCGGGACGCGTGCCGCGGGTGCCGCGCCCGGAGCAGGAGGTCCCGCTACGGAATCCGTAGCGCTGGTGCAGCGCGCAGAGGCGCGCGCTCAGCCCTCTTCCTCTTCTTCGATGAAGCGGTAGAGAGCGGTCATGCCGATCGCGTGCGCACAGCGCTCGCAGAGCGGCGGCTCTTCGCGCTCGACGTGCTCTCCACGCGGGAAGAGCAGGAGCCCGCGTGCGGCAGGCTCGCCTTCGATCGGCGCGGAACAGGCATCACAAGCGGCCTTCGCAGGACGGCGCCTCTGCATGGCGGCGCCGAGGATAACTCGGGCGATCCGGGGTTGCACTCCAGAACTGAACGGCCGGCCGGATCTGTCCGTGTCTGCGGGTGTCCGGGGCGATCCCGATATCCGCCCACACGCGCCGCGGGTCATCATGCGGGCCATGAACCGCTTCGTCGTCTTCATGATCGCGTGTGCGCTCGCGACCGGCCTCGCGTCCTCGAGCGCCGACGCCCAGGAGATGGGCCAGGGCCACGCGCACATCACGACCCGCTCCGACGTGCGCATGTCCCTCGAGAGCGTCCCCGGCACCGGGGCCGCGCGCCTGGCCGCCCTCGGGCGCGCCGCGGGCGCCGGCATGGGCGCCATCCGCGAGTGCTACGGGCGCGTGGTCGAGGAGCGTCCGACCGTCACCGGCACCGTGCGCCTGCGCGTGTCGCTCCCCGAGCGCGGCCGGCCCGACGTGAACGTCGAGCAGGACGGCGCGCGCGACCGCGCGCTCGTCGACTGCGTGCGCGGGGTGCTGACGCGACAGTCGATGGACGGCATCGAGCGCCCCGCCGCGGCGATCGTGGTGCTCGAGTTCCAGAACACCGCGGCCGCAGGCGCCGCCGAGACCGCGCGCCGCGCCGACGAGGCCGACGAGGTCGCGGTCACCCGCGAGGGCGAGCGCGCGGTGGCGCGCGGTGACGCGCCGGGCATCCGCTTCCTGGTTCGCGGTCGCGAGGACGCGCAGGTCGCCGAGGGCCTCCGCGTCGTGCGCTCGCAGATC is a window encoding:
- a CDS encoding serine/threonine-protein kinase, translating into MTQGVASDDTRSTDPMAIPPPSAPDSSGTPCPHCGEPHPTSYTHCPKTGKALTVGRALIGRLIAGKYRVIGLLGEGGMGAVYVAEHTLIGRKVAIKRLHPELAQDEKAVQRFQREARAAAATGHEHIVEILDLGFAEDNAPYLVMEYLRGQSLAALLRKEHRLEPKRACDVVGQALAGLDAVHRQHIVHRDLKPDNVFLTRRANNADWVKILDFGISKVRREEGDGLDLTRTGVMMGTPFYMSPEQARGMKNLDHRVDLYAVGVILYECITGRVPFEGENYHQLLQSILRSEPPRPSLMRPDLDPALEAVVLRAIAKDPKSRFESAEAMLAALIPFGAEPPTPHGLESMEGSALPIPTMMQATTPVSPGGHADRIAVMRDAPPAPIEPVLRSPPSRPSLEPARPSLDPGRPSRGAAASALSQPTIATSTPTIAATPVPAGGARYFFAASDDWDEARARAAIESAHRPTPPREMPVAVREPSAPFPREPVSGVVSAAGVREPSGATPIGRDSLSYREATGPAREGPRLLAPIDPEPPASRESSFASATPLPVDPWSVLTPSRSGSGSADVEIKGSLVIATLDHLEAAYGAAAVAQIREHLDRESLARVSSVILPMAWLPMALFDQLVRGAERVVGASDWATSTGIGRAIADRELPTTHRLFMQTASPSAATERIPQLFRLYHSRGDAKVLPTPGGGVRVEVDLAAPESLSYAWALAGFWQRMLELTGAREVRAAVVSCRGRGDDRTAVALRWR